The genomic region acaaaacattattgtatttcagctaatggaaccacatatatctcacacacgtgaagtatcatatgcaaatgatgatgatgatggtgatgaaaatgatgaccacgacgccgccgccgccccgccaccgatgctgctgctgatgatgatgatgctgattatgttcaatatcacgaccgcatttgaacatagatgtagaagtggaccgctaaacattagaactgacgtgtatacatgtacatcgaacaAGCATAATAGGCTTCTATTTAATCCTTTACAACTGAGATACGtatttcacgcatttgtagtcccttggaaagttatatttaatttaagacctttcttactcgattcaagtttttaagccttcatctacaaacattagatactgatgagcagcaaacagcattaaacctgaacagactgcgagttactcgcaggctgttctggttttatgctgtttgcacatagccatttccactttgctgatagggaaagggttaaacgagtgttctgatttaaaataagtagcttttcttcacatggactgggtattaaagataaagaccgcaggagcacattggcaatcgaaatagcgcgaattctgtaccccgcaaattcatgtgttgaacataacgttaagaaaataagaacactgtcattacattattcttacaaaattccttgcgtgtcatgaattaccaaaaggttgtaatcgtagcaccattatacgtttgccttacatatacgtatcgaaggcaatgatacgtgaagttttcagtggtaaacctttatcatgatttttggcaaaatatgcattgaaacatttggtatttatacctgctctaactgccacacttaaaatgatcgcattaccaaaaagctttaaaattacgacgaaaatgatcacctgaacactattttagacttaaataatcaatttacataatcgcgcctgtaacttaagaagcctatccaagcaaatattcagcaatcaatacaaccatgacctacttaaatacaatggctgtttatacaagttaacatgtaatataatgtgattcacataaCTACTGAAAACCACACTATGGCGCATAGGCGTTTGCAAGTTACAGGATTAAAGatcttaactacaatgtaaagcgtgttgttcatgaatgttccttattcttgatcatacaaatagttgtctgaaaaggcttgatgtataatacaatgcatattgcaaaacatttacaatggcaggaaaataatatgatcggaagaaacacgtattaaatatccttgcataatgacacatcagaccaccatggcatgcacctgtttgttcttaagtgttaatactctcttggttagtcgttggacattctacacattcgatacttatcttcctgttgtcatggacaattaagaaactatattcagcctgctggtatgcaaaatatattaacgtAGAGCAGGCTTGGCTGGGATATCGATTTTATCAGACCGGCATTCCCGGGCGttgtatcagattgcaaagatacaatacatattcaaatgtttgtttgaaaactaacggcgcactgtcatgttttcagcgctaacatgcacgtaggccatgcttaagtacaatatacttttccacaatgaaattgaggccttgacataaattattgcatttttaagagggttttaacatgcaatttagttgcagtttcgtaacatgttaccgctgtgtgctgtaaacattaagcttgtaatatgatgcgggaataaaagtaggcctgttaaaggaagcttacacttttgaatgaaataagaaaaagaatgaggtgtattgccaatatatgaaggtgtgtcccccatttatatgtggtactatatttttgtgctttattattcacatatccataatactttttatggaaaagacgattatataaagtacaacatggtagataataagacgagacttaatgtcatttgcagtacataggatatacactttttttattaaaaaaacaaacataataaaatgcaacatgaattcaaaaccataaatatatataataaaaatatgttatgtgtttctattatacaattaatcgattttatgatgcttgtttcaaacagaaaatgataactgatcgcacttaataaaataacccatcctattacgtgtatatcccagtaaaccatatctcgtaggaaaagaatataaatacacatctaaaaactttaagtgtattatcaataacgtaaataatggccagcttgaaggggaattttcttttctttatttaagagtgtgcaaatctagtatcagtttaacgatcggtatgtccagttccgaaaatttgaataacaaatatatatcaagcatttgcgttacacacggaagttttatacataaaagtagttaataagatatcagctatgtctgcccgacttaagttattcattgaaaataattggcattgcaaatatgttcttcccatttCACAAAATCTTAAGACAGCAAGCCCAAAATAAAAGGACGTACTTGCAAACctattttatcatatacaaaaacaagctttgcaggggtatcgattgcaacagaccgggattttccaaagccgtatcagatttcacaagtacaatttaaacttatgaggcgttcgccatgggtcttataaatattgggtgtattaacataaacgaaatatcAAGCGCACACGCCCTACCGTTTATCATGTTTACGGTAcacgatcttcaacaatagacaaatacatactagaaatacatgccatggccaatgcgtcccaacaatatataccagagtgcaagctccatttttatattataacgggtatttgaacataacatacatactttggaatttttacaagtttaagatttataaaaatatgttatgttaaaggtttaataatcgtacggtcaaataaaacattatatcaaatcgctgaaggcactgaagttgtttgctattgcataatcttagttttcaaaattatgttatagctttttataccgcaagtttgaaatgcacacaacccattcaaatttataaagagtgtgtcgcaaagcacaggttgagatgtgggtgcattgtttatcctcatattaatgttatagagataacttagacaaagcaacaacaatatgtctctcgtttttcgcagatggttgctgcactggcagccatctttagaattttggttgccttgctaaagaataacaagcctagaatcatgtacatgttgtaaaatgtgtatctaatactacatttattttctttaaattattaagcaacaattttggcgacatgacagacgtttaaagcaagtctcatTTCCGAAATAATCTACGGGATTTAACTGTGTTAACTTTAACTCAATATAGATCTAGTTATCGtcatacacaataattgttttgacagatgacgtccgattgataatttaattaaatgtatgcagatatagagaaatgttaacaatcgcacagcgtattttctgtgtatgtttctatatttcgataacatgtgttatagattagtatacaatcaatatttgtaaatagttatacTCGGCAAATCGCCGCATCTACGCGGCGTTACTCCgcgaatcgatgccgaggcaaaaacagacgcggcgtcactccgcgaaatttcgccgagtgcctcggcatcatgccgagtaaATACGCGGCGAAAATACGTTAACAGAAGAATCTGTCCGCGGCATAGCCgcggactttgttggttttgcgtgagctgtactgtacctGTGGTTAATGTGATTGTCTTCAGATATGCTGTGCCAGACGTGCGGAAAGGCGTTTACACATCCAAGCAGTTTAAGACGGCATTTGCGCACCCATGCAGGCCTTGGGATATATTACTGCTGTTGAAAAGCATTTCAGGTAAATGAATGCAATTTCTTTTATGtttacacaatatataaatactttaCTTGTAACACTGTTTCCATACTAGCTTATTCCACCTGAAATAAAGAAATAAGTAAGCCAGGTCATAATAGCagttaaaaggaccttttcacagatttgggcatgtattgaagcttgtcattgtatgctttatattgatacatgtaaacatttgatctaaaaagctccagtataaaacaagaataaaattaaagaaagaaaaaagtaaccctcaactaggctcgaaccactgacccctgtagtaaacgtctatcgcttagatcactcggccatccgtgctcaaacaataagtgacgtattttatactttatttaagcaataatcgaagtatcacaaaatataacgacaacaacagaggtCTTAAAATTATTCCattgtttcgtgttgcaacgctttataattttcaggtttttaaatcgtcaaaagatgcataaaatggatatttcagaacatggtaaatgtccagtattaccggttcctcacaaatatcataactacaacacaaatttgcgaatctgaaacatttctttttaaattttgtcaattaaccaaaacatgAAACGGCTCCTTCAAAGTTCTATGAGATGTATTTTCCAACGTCTAGTGTATCATTCAATTGTAGTCATGAGAGAAGGAATTTTAACATAAGTTCCCTTTTGAGTTTGGAGTACATGTAAATAGTACACAATAAAATGAGGTACATAATGGAAATTCAGCCTTTATGCATGACTAGGTTAACCAGAgctgatttcttttttttcattcctGAACCAAGAATATGACTTTACACATATAATTAATTAGATCTCCTTATCTGTTCagtgatatttatataaattgtataacatACAGATCTTTGGAAAAGGGGTACTGAGTTGGTGccggggcattttttctttcaAAGTCTTTCATAGTGCCACACTTTGCCATATCGTCGACCCACACACCCTCATAGAGCTGTCCATGGGTCAAATAGTAAAATTTTCCTGGACCATTCCTCTTGTTATTGCGCCAGGAACATTCGTATCTGTTCTCATTTGGTGAAATAACAATAGTTATTTATTAAGAAAAATTACTTTTAGACTAAATTTGTAATCTGCATAGAATGGTCTGATCAACAGTTTTGAATAGAATGGACCgtgttgaaaacaaaaacatatatacatgaaTCAACTATTCTTaactaataaaaaaatgtttataccaTTGTCATGCTattcattaaataataattgtttaaataattttgccATTGTAACAGAATATATGAAATTCACACCAATCAGTTTATATTCAAATGCTTGTAACAGACTCTGTTAGCCCAATATTCTTACTTCAACAGGATTGTGATTATGGTATTACACAGCATTTTAATCTGCTGTTGTAATTACAGTATTGATAATCTGAAGATCTAAATATGGATAATAGATTACATTCCTAATTTACTGGTACTTTAAACTACAATTTTcaatacttaaatttaaaaataaaaataacacacaatacAGTATGTTCATTATTTTTGCAGTCTCAACATGTTTGGTAataaatttaaagttatgataatttcatttaactttttaacttaaacaaaatacagaTCTTGTTTAAGTTAATTAAAAGTAATTAGCTTCCGCTGGTCATCGTACCATTCCCCCTCATAAATAGTTCCGTCTTTAAATtgcattcgtccccagccacttctTTTGTCAGCATACCACTCGCCTTCATTATACTCTTCATCGTTAAAGAAATTGGTTTCATAGCCCTACATAATTTATTGATAACATTTCATACACTTCTGCTCAAAAAACATTATTGCTCAGTACCAGTAAACAGTCATGGTGAGTGTAATAAATAAGCAATAAAGCAACTTTATGCTGCAAAAACTTAGACGAATAAACGTATACATGTAATTGTCTTTCATACTTTTATCATCTGTATTCAAAAGAATCATGTAGTGTAATAAGCGTACAAGAAAGAAGTATAAGGACCTTTATTACCACTTCTTACAGAAGTTTTTTTAAGGGTACTGTTAAGCGTCTGCAATGGAACTGAAAAGTTCTGCGCTTGATATACATTGTAGTGTCAGGTTTTCCTAGCTTACATAAATGCCAAATCTTAATAAACCACATATTGTTTCATCTGAAAAACAACATACAGATGTCATTGTCTAAAGAAATTCATGAAAGAAGTTCACTCATGGAGCCTTTATGCTTCTATGCGAGCTAATTTttaagggatgctttggatttaGGTCGACCAGGGTTCAAATCGTGATTTCCGTTTTGAAagatttgaccaatttattttaatgatttgaccaatttattttaatgAAGGCAAATATTtgtctaaacaagagcaccgcataatgggtgccatgcttggctgcaaaagcttgtcagattttttttagaggtcacagtgaccttgacctttgatctagtgaccatgggtgtggcgtgtagaactcatcaagttgcatctacatatgaagtttcaaagttgtaggtggaagcactttgattttagagccaatgttaaggtttatgttatagttttatataagatgtcacggtgaccttgacctttcacctagtgaccaaaaaatgggtgtggcgtgtagaactcatgaagacgcatctacatatgaagtttcaaaattgtaggtggaagcattttgattttagagcctatgttaaagtttgatattagaggtcactgtgaacttgacctttgacctagtgacccaaaaatgggtgtggcgtgtagaactcatgaaggtgcatctacatatgaagtttcaaaattgtaggtggaagctctttgattttagagccaatgttacggtttatgttaaagttttatattagaggtcacattgacctttacctttcgcctagtgacccaaaaatgggtgtggcgtgtagaactcatgaaggtgcatctacatatgaagtttcaaaattgtaggtggaagcactttgattttagagcctttgttaaaatttgatattagaggtcacagtgaccttgacctttgacctagtgacccaaaaatgggtgtggcgtatagaactcatcagggtacatgtacatatgaagttttaaagttgtaggtggaagcactttaattttagagccaatgtaaaggttttagcacgacgcctacagcggacgagctggctatgacaatagctcgggttttcttcgaaaacagcctcgctaaaaaatgatcataataatattttttttacatgtctCATGTCATTTTTCCATCCTCCAGAATATTCTTTCACAAACTGTCCTTTCTTTCTTGGGTCTGGTCTGTTGTATGTGCCAAATCCATTTCTATTGCCTTTTTTCCAGTCACCGTCATATATTGCACCAGTTTCCTTCGATTTATATGTACCTTTACCTTAAATAACGTTGAGGAGGATAGTTATGCTTTTTTCTGACTAGCTACCAATGGCAAATGTTTTCTTTGGGCCTTtacttattaattaataaattcgtttTTTTACTGCAAACTAAGATTgttacaaaacaaacattaacagcAAATGCTATAACAAATGAAATATACAATTCTTCAATAATTAGGCAAATTCGTTCTAATATTGTTGAGTCAATATTGTCAATTTGTCTCTAACTAaaatttttgtcaaaaataaCTTATTTGATTTTCGTAATAAGTGCCCTTAGCgtcttttaaattatttaaccaTTCCCCTGTGTATTGGTCTCCATTTACAGAATAAACTGAATGTCGAATTCCTTTCTTTTGAGCCTTGCAGTCGTTTTTTTTCCACAAAGGCTGTTTCTCCTTTGGTTCCTTAAGCATCGGCATAGTTTTCAAAACTTACTTGTGATAGTTCACAATGAAAGTACACTGATTAAAACACATCGCTTATTTTGTAAGTTACCTATAAAATATGAACAAAGTCAAAACTGGAAGTTTACACTGTTTTCATGAGAATCTAAAACGATACCGTAGCGTATAGGTTACGCTAAATTTTCAGGGTTACAATAGACGATCGACATACGATTCAATTTCTCATCAGTATGGACGCAGAACTAGCTTAATATGCTAACAGAAAACATACTTATATGATTATAAAAGGGACACTTTTTTCGCTATATTATGTCAACCATTCTTTTGACATCTAgaaaatttatattatcaatccATAGAGACCTGGCctttggggggggggaattagAGACGTCAATACAGAGATCATCCGCTAGTCAGGTGTCTGTTATGGGCCGCTTGGGATAGCTTATTCATGGGGAGAGAAGTAAACTCTTTTATACTGTACACCCAGCTTTTCTTCAGACGGCCTCAACAGCTACCTCCCTCTAGAATGCTCTCGCGGGCATTCACAGTCTTGCTCTGTGATTGATGGTAACAGTAAGGGCTCGTGCGTGCAAACACGCGCTGCCGTCATGTTCCGGATATACTAGATGGTCTTGTGCTCTTTTTTGACATGCGGCACACTCATCGTTAACACGTGTGTTCGAGGGCCTATATCCCAAGTAATGTGCCCACTTGTTCTGTCCGGGTCAGTGGGATGGAGACTACAAGGGACTTGTAAAGCCTGTGCTTGGTAGGAAAGCTGATGGAGCTGCTTGTCCATAACCTACTCGATCTGTCAATCGCTGCATTTTAAGATTTCAGCTGTACCGGCGCCATTCTTCGTCAAGGTCGCCCCCaggtacttgaagctggtcactaaTTTCAGCTTATGCCGTTCGTGGTGATGTCTGCGCTGGTGGTTTTCGTGCTGTGTTCACGATGATTTCTAAGTGCTTACGATCACCGCGTATGCTTATACAGTTTCACAGAGTCTGTTGGGGATGTCATGGAGTTCCCTGCCGGTGCCACCTATGAGGTCAATGttatcagcgaatctcaagtggGAGACCGGTCGGATGGAGATTGAGGTGTGGTGGTCTTAGAAGATCTTGCATTATCGTTTCAAGGGAAAGGTTAAACAGAAGAGGGCAGACATCCCTAAAGGACGTCCACTGTTTCCCTGAATAGGTCGCAAATCCGTCCACTGAGGAGAACTGCGCTGAAAGCGTTCCGTATAGCTCTTGGATAACAAGAACAGCCTTTCATCATTTTTAATCCTCTCAGAGcctgccataggccatcatgcccCACGCTGTCGACCACTTTCTTTAAGTCGATAAAGTTGTGGATGACCTCACGGTGTGTTGCGAGTGTTTCTAAATTATTACTATGTAGTTTAATATTTGTTCCACTGTGCCAGCACTTCCTCGGCGTTACGTTTCAGTCGGTTGCGGATGATGCGTAACGAAACTTTGCTGGGATGACTGTTTAGGCTTATGGTGCGATAGCACTCGCACGGATTGAGGTTGCCCTTTTAGGTAGGGGAAGGCCAGAGACTGGGTCCACTCTTTAAGCTACTTCTTCGCCCCACAGTTTTTCTGGCATAGAGCCGTCATTGCTGCAGTCGTTTCTTCTCATCCGTGCTTTATCAGATCGAAAGGTACGGTGGCCGATTCCGGAGATATTCCTGTATTCAGACTGCGCACTGCCTctactatacatgtatgtattttaaatatgaacAGACTTTTGTTTTCGGCTTCCGGTCTGGGATCGTTTTAAAGAAGACTGGGGACTGGTTGAATCGAGCAGTTAAATAGGGCGCTGCAGTATATGCGTTGATCTGGCTTAGTATTGCGGCAATATCGGCCAAAAGGGTTCTGTCAGCATTTTCTATAACACTGGCATTAGGCTGACTTCTCTTTCTAAGGGTTTTGAGGGTGCTGTATGCATCTTTCATATTCTGCGTCACCTCCTTGTTTGCCTAATGGTATTCTATTCTAGAGTCCTGGCTGCTGCCTCTCTCTTTCCTCAACTTGTTTTTGTAACAGAGGTCCATAATCCCGGCCGTCAACCATGGCGTGTTCTTCCTTGTATTTCTTTCAAGAACGTCTTCACCATGACTTAATTGATGTTGTTCGCGATGGTTTCCATGTCAATGTCTGCTATATTCACGGCTGCAAACTCTAAAATGCCGCTGCTATCTCTGAATATTCGAGGAGCTAAGTCAAAAATAATACTTATGTTCTTGGTGATGCGAATGTTCTTTAGCTTCAGCTTGATGGTGGTGAGCACTAAGTCATGGTCATTGCCGATGTCTGCGCCAAGAAACGTTATTGTTTTCGCCTGTCTGATACTGAACTTTATCAATTTGGTTGTGTTCTGTCCCATTTGAAGCACGCCAGGTCGCTGTTCTGGACGGTTGGTGTGGGTGCAGCGTTTTGGCCAGGGTGAGTCGATGGCTTCTTGCGAACTCATGAATTATCAACCATGTCTCGTTGGTCTCTCATATGCCACACCTTCCTTCTGTCCCTGAAAGTCTTGGTAGGCTTTCTGGTCCATCCTTGGCGTTCCAGTTGCCTTGGACGATGATGATATTTTTCATCCGGTGATTGGTGCGCTCTGATGCTTTATAAATCTTGTTCGATCTCCTCTTAAAGATAACGGTTTTGTTGTGTAATTGTGCCTGCTAAAGACTTGAATGGAACTGATACGTTGTTGGCTACCTCCTT from Dreissena polymorpha isolate Duluth1 chromosome 5, UMN_Dpol_1.0, whole genome shotgun sequence harbors:
- the LOC127881487 gene encoding MORN repeat-containing protein 3-like, which encodes MPMLKEPKEKQPLWKKNDCKAQKKGIRHSVYSVNGDQYTGEWLNNLKDAKGTYKSKETGAIYDGDWKKGNRNGFGTYNRPDPRKKGQFVKEYSGGWKNDMRHGYETNFFNDEEYNEGEWYADKRSGWGRMQFKDGTIYEGEWYDDQRKLITFTNENRYECSWRNNKRNGPGKFYYLTHGQLYEGVWVDDMAKCGTMKDFERKNAPAPTQYPFSKDLPAWVRKCRLKLLGCVNAFPHVWHSISEDNHINHRYSTAHAKPTKSAAMPRTDSSVNVFSPRIYSA